In Mycobacterium gallinarum, a single window of DNA contains:
- a CDS encoding pyridoxamine 5'-phosphate oxidase family protein encodes MAKMSSDDREKFLSDLHVGVIAVERKDRAPLSVPIWYGYEPGGDVLLWTESDSLKHRLIRDAGRFSITAQDEQPPYKYVTAEGDVTDISPATDTDARPIAVRYLGEEAGNQFTDANLTPTSVLIRMRPQRWLSFDYSEE; translated from the coding sequence ATGGCCAAGATGAGCAGCGATGACCGCGAGAAGTTCCTGTCCGATCTGCACGTCGGGGTGATCGCGGTCGAACGTAAAGACCGTGCGCCGCTGAGTGTCCCGATCTGGTACGGGTATGAACCCGGTGGCGACGTGCTGTTGTGGACCGAATCCGATTCGCTCAAGCACCGGTTGATTCGCGACGCCGGTCGGTTCTCCATCACCGCTCAGGATGAGCAGCCGCCGTACAAGTACGTCACCGCCGAGGGTGACGTCACAGACATCAGCCCCGCGACCGACACCGATGCACGCCCGATAGCCGTCCGTTATCTCGGCGAGGAGGCGGGCAACCAGTTCACCGACGCGAACCTGACCCCGACGTCGGTGCTCATCCGGATGCGGCCGCAGCGCTGGCTGAGTTTCGACTACTCAGAAGAATGA
- a CDS encoding formylglycine-generating enzyme family protein, whose translation MLTELIDVPGGSFRMGSNDFYPEEAPAHTATVDGFAIERHPVTNAQFARFVDETGYVTIAEKPLDPADFPDVPPEDRAPGALVFQPTAGPVDLRNWRLWWTWMPGACWRHPHGPESSIENLDEHPVVQIAYPDANAYAQWADRRLPTETEWEYGARAGSTTVYPWGDVVRPGDELMANTWQGRFPYRNDGARGWTGTSPVGTFAANPFGLVDMIGNVWEWTTTHYRPRHRPGQPAKSCCTPMLSANPAVMQTLKGGSHLCAPEYCHRYRAAARSSQSQDTATSHIGFRCVD comes from the coding sequence GTGCTGACCGAACTGATCGACGTCCCCGGTGGTTCGTTCCGCATGGGCTCGAATGACTTCTATCCCGAAGAGGCGCCGGCACACACCGCCACCGTCGACGGGTTCGCGATCGAGCGCCACCCAGTGACCAACGCCCAGTTCGCCCGGTTCGTCGACGAGACCGGCTACGTCACGATCGCCGAAAAGCCTTTGGATCCAGCCGATTTCCCTGACGTACCGCCCGAGGATCGGGCACCGGGAGCACTGGTGTTCCAGCCCACGGCCGGCCCTGTCGACCTGCGCAACTGGCGCTTGTGGTGGACCTGGATGCCCGGTGCGTGCTGGCGGCACCCCCACGGACCGGAGTCGTCGATCGAGAACCTCGACGAGCACCCCGTGGTCCAGATCGCGTACCCCGACGCGAACGCCTATGCCCAGTGGGCCGACCGTCGACTGCCCACCGAAACCGAATGGGAGTACGGGGCGCGCGCGGGATCGACGACGGTGTACCCCTGGGGCGACGTCGTGCGACCGGGCGACGAATTGATGGCCAACACCTGGCAGGGCCGCTTCCCCTACCGCAACGACGGCGCCCGCGGCTGGACCGGCACCTCGCCCGTCGGCACGTTCGCCGCCAACCCGTTCGGACTCGTCGACATGATCGGCAACGTATGGGAATGGACGACCACCCACTACCGGCCGCGACACCGACCCGGCCAGCCCGCCAAGTCCTGCTGCACTCCGATGCTCTCGGCCAACCCCGCGGTGATGCAGACCCTCAAGGGCGGCTCACACCTGTGCGCGCCCGAGTACTGCCACCGCTACCGCGCGGCGGCGCGCTCGTCGCAATCGCAGGACACCGCGACGTCGCATATCGGTTTTCGCTGCGTGGACTGA
- a CDS encoding serine/threonine-protein kinase: MPLGNGTKFAGYTIERQLGAGGMGEVYLARHPRLPRHDALKVLRSDISSDPDYIERFNREADLASKLWHAHIVGIHDRGKYRGRLWISMDFVDGIDAGRLLQEHPDGVPEDLVLDIVEAVASALDYAHGMNLLHRDVKPANIMVADVEHGERRVLLADFGVARDLADTASGSLTATNMTVGTAAYAAPEQLMGLDVDGRTDQYSLAATAYHLLTGEQLFQHSNPAVVIGKHLNTEPPRISATRPDLCPFDTALARALAKSPDDRFASCMEFARALEQPADSAAITTATLSPNSVDTMMAPVASPPPTYPIQAHAAESPPEPRKSSRKWIVVAAAAAAVLAVIALVAYVVLQPADDAMTAEPFDITGNVRLSSDLVKTNGLPAGYKCAGAKGFGDVGPNAPIIVEDEAGKLLAKGSIGGSSASTDGCLLKFVVSDVPAGSRFYRVQVGQQQQMSFTEQEARTGVELMMGTTDADTETTVASPPKPSTTRTVTVTPTPDVEQASLARLQAIARDDRPSVAAVLADHWIPQISSKRVGLVAKGITWDNQAILDEHLRLRNIYPDVKLLWSGDWSTYDGPNFWVTVVGLWSDDWRDVIGWCIDQGFDRDNCIAKIVSTTHPIAGSTKLIP; encoded by the coding sequence ATGCCGTTGGGGAACGGTACAAAGTTTGCCGGCTACACGATTGAGCGGCAGCTTGGCGCAGGAGGCATGGGCGAGGTGTACCTCGCGCGGCACCCACGCTTGCCTCGGCACGACGCACTCAAGGTGCTGCGGTCAGATATCTCGTCGGACCCCGACTACATCGAGCGCTTCAACCGAGAAGCGGACCTCGCTTCGAAGCTCTGGCACGCGCACATTGTGGGCATCCACGACCGCGGCAAGTACCGCGGGCGACTGTGGATTTCGATGGATTTCGTCGACGGTATCGACGCCGGTCGTCTCCTCCAGGAGCATCCGGATGGAGTACCGGAGGACCTCGTGCTCGACATCGTGGAGGCGGTGGCGAGTGCGCTCGACTATGCGCACGGCATGAATCTGCTGCACCGAGACGTCAAGCCGGCGAACATCATGGTTGCCGATGTCGAACACGGCGAACGACGAGTCCTTCTCGCTGATTTTGGCGTCGCCCGCGACCTTGCCGACACCGCGAGCGGGTCACTGACAGCGACGAACATGACCGTCGGCACCGCCGCGTATGCGGCACCTGAGCAGCTGATGGGACTCGACGTCGATGGCAGGACGGACCAATATTCGCTGGCGGCGACGGCTTACCACCTGCTGACCGGCGAGCAGCTGTTCCAGCATTCCAATCCCGCAGTCGTCATCGGCAAGCACCTGAACACAGAACCGCCAAGGATAAGTGCGACGCGTCCGGACCTTTGTCCGTTCGACACAGCGCTGGCGCGTGCCCTCGCCAAGTCTCCCGACGATAGATTCGCGAGTTGCATGGAGTTCGCCCGTGCGCTCGAGCAGCCAGCAGATTCGGCGGCCATTACGACGGCAACACTGAGCCCCAATTCTGTGGACACGATGATGGCTCCGGTAGCGTCGCCGCCCCCAACGTATCCAATCCAAGCGCACGCAGCCGAGTCTCCGCCGGAACCGAGAAAGTCCAGCCGCAAATGGATCGTCGTGGCCGCGGCTGCCGCCGCCGTTCTCGCGGTGATCGCCTTAGTCGCATATGTTGTTTTGCAGCCAGCCGATGACGCGATGACCGCCGAGCCATTCGACATCACAGGAAACGTGCGTCTGAGCAGTGACTTGGTCAAGACCAATGGATTGCCAGCAGGCTATAAGTGCGCTGGCGCAAAGGGTTTCGGCGACGTCGGCCCAAACGCTCCGATCATCGTGGAAGACGAGGCAGGAAAGCTGCTCGCGAAGGGGTCCATCGGCGGAAGTAGTGCTAGCACCGACGGGTGTCTTTTGAAGTTCGTGGTGAGCGACGTTCCCGCCGGATCTCGGTTCTACCGAGTGCAGGTCGGGCAGCAGCAACAGATGAGCTTCACTGAGCAAGAAGCCAGGACCGGTGTCGAGTTGATGATGGGGACTACAGACGCCGACACGGAGACGACGGTGGCTTCGCCACCGAAACCGTCAACAACACGCACAGTCACCGTGACGCCCACTCCTGATGTCGAGCAGGCAAGCCTTGCGCGGCTACAAGCCATAGCGCGCGACGATCGCCCGTCGGTCGCCGCTGTCCTCGCCGACCACTGGATACCTCAGATCAGTTCCAAGCGTGTGGGCTTGGTGGCGAAAGGCATCACCTGGGACAACCAAGCAATCCTCGACGAACACCTGCGGCTGCGGAACATTTATCCAGACGTAAAGCTGCTGTGGTCGGGTGATTGGTCGACTTACGACGGCCCCAACTTCTGGGTGACCGTCGTCGGGCTGTGGTCTGACGACTGGCGCGACGTCATTGGATGGTGCATCGACCAAGGCTTTGACCGGGACAACTGCATCGCCAAGATCGTCAGCACGACACACCCCATTGCGGGGAGCACGAAGCTGATTCCGTAG
- a CDS encoding TetR/AcrR family transcriptional regulator, producing MTPAERFAAGDGAQDARVARTRADVSRVALRVLTDEGTDALTHGHVAELAGYSKTTLYTHWPSRVDLILLALGAIGEMPHQERTGDLRADLVGELTIFRRVVLEYRLDQILAVMAQWASVDEMARVRDQINTDAQRPIRGMLAEVFDGVELEAAISMLAGVVACPTIMFGSVPDDDVIEAAVDLVLRGSKGKRSR from the coding sequence GTGACTCCTGCTGAGCGCTTCGCCGCAGGCGACGGCGCGCAGGACGCGCGGGTAGCCCGCACCAGGGCCGACGTCTCGCGCGTCGCACTGCGGGTGCTGACGGACGAGGGCACGGATGCCTTGACGCACGGCCACGTGGCAGAGCTCGCCGGCTACTCGAAGACCACCCTCTACACGCACTGGCCGTCGCGGGTCGATCTCATCCTGCTGGCGCTCGGCGCGATCGGCGAGATGCCCCATCAGGAGCGAACCGGCGATCTGCGCGCGGACCTCGTCGGCGAGCTGACGATCTTCCGCAGGGTCGTGCTGGAGTACCGGCTCGATCAGATCCTGGCCGTGATGGCCCAGTGGGCGTCGGTCGACGAGATGGCACGGGTGCGCGATCAGATCAACACCGACGCGCAACGACCGATCCGCGGCATGCTCGCGGAGGTGTTCGACGGTGTCGAGTTGGAGGCGGCGATCTCCATGCTCGCCGGGGTGGTGGCGTGCCCGACGATCATGTTCGGGTCGGTACCCGACGACGACGTCATCGAGGCGGCCGTCGACCTGGTGTTGCGGGGCTCGAAGGGCAAGCGGTCGCGTTGA
- a CDS encoding HAD family hydrolase → MSAILFGSISTLADTSELQRRAFNEAFAAYGLDWQWSQDDYRKMLGSNGGAQRIADHAASCGDDVDAAEVHATKSSIFQELLGTQAVTARPSVAETIKRAREGGHKIGLVTTTSGENIAALLNALQGEIDAGDFDIIVDKSAVEEPKPSPSAYLFALSELGVDAADAVAIEDNEGGLKAAVEAGIACVAFPNQNTAGGDFSLATETVDEIDLDRLSELATA, encoded by the coding sequence ATGTCCGCAATCCTGTTCGGGTCCATCAGCACACTCGCCGACACATCGGAGCTGCAGCGCCGCGCCTTCAACGAGGCATTCGCCGCGTACGGCCTCGACTGGCAATGGTCGCAGGACGACTACCGGAAGATGCTCGGATCCAACGGTGGCGCGCAGCGCATCGCCGACCACGCCGCGTCCTGCGGTGACGACGTCGACGCCGCGGAGGTGCACGCCACCAAGTCGTCGATCTTCCAGGAGCTGCTCGGCACGCAGGCGGTGACGGCGCGCCCCAGCGTCGCCGAGACGATCAAGCGGGCGCGCGAGGGCGGGCACAAAATCGGCCTCGTCACGACCACCTCGGGCGAGAACATCGCCGCGTTGCTCAACGCACTGCAGGGCGAGATCGACGCCGGCGACTTCGACATCATCGTCGACAAGTCGGCGGTCGAGGAGCCCAAGCCCTCGCCCTCTGCGTATCTCTTCGCGCTGAGCGAGCTCGGCGTCGATGCGGCGGACGCGGTCGCCATCGAGGACAACGAAGGCGGTCTCAAGGCCGCCGTCGAGGCGGGTATCGCCTGCGTCGCGTTCCCGAACCAGAACACCGCGGGCGGCGACTTCAGTCTCGCGACCGAAACCGTCGACGAAATCGACCTCGACCGTCTGTCCGAGCTGGCCACCGCCTGA
- a CDS encoding sedoheptulose 7-phosphate cyclase, translating into MQARVITGDNAFHVEGYEKIEYDLVYVDGIFDSTQSALADCYRPYGRALMVVDETVYAHYRERIHTYFDHHGIALTVVPVQIRETAKSLDTFERIVTEFDAYGLVRTEPVLVVGGGLTTDVAGFACASYRRNTPYIRIPTTLIGLIDASVSIKVAVNHGKNKNRLGAYHASQKVFLDFSFLATLPTDQVRNGMAELIKIAVVGNEEIFTLLETYGPDLLRTRFGHLDGSDELRRVGHRLTHQAIATMLELEAPNLHEIDLDRVIAFGHTWSPTLELAPPTPFFHGHAINIDMALSVTLAEQRGLLSAADRDRVLNVMSSLGLALDSEHLTPELLSTATAAILKTRDGLLRAAVPDPIGQCTFLNDVTVEELTDTMTLHKKLCLEFDRGGDGVDMWAPTDVAVARV; encoded by the coding sequence ATGCAGGCACGAGTCATCACCGGCGACAACGCCTTTCACGTCGAGGGTTACGAGAAGATCGAGTATGACCTCGTCTACGTCGACGGCATCTTCGACAGCACCCAGTCCGCGCTCGCCGACTGCTACCGCCCTTACGGACGCGCGCTGATGGTCGTCGACGAGACGGTCTACGCGCACTACCGCGAGCGCATCCACACCTACTTCGACCACCACGGCATCGCGCTGACGGTGGTCCCGGTGCAGATCCGCGAGACGGCGAAGTCGCTGGACACCTTCGAGCGAATCGTCACCGAGTTCGACGCCTACGGTCTGGTGCGTACCGAGCCGGTGCTCGTCGTCGGCGGCGGACTGACCACCGATGTCGCGGGTTTCGCGTGCGCGAGCTACCGGCGCAACACGCCCTACATTCGGATCCCCACCACGCTCATCGGGCTCATCGATGCGAGCGTGTCGATCAAGGTCGCGGTCAACCACGGCAAGAACAAGAACCGGCTGGGCGCGTACCACGCGTCGCAGAAGGTGTTCCTCGACTTCTCGTTCCTCGCGACGCTGCCCACCGACCAGGTACGCAATGGCATGGCCGAGCTGATCAAGATCGCCGTGGTCGGCAACGAGGAGATCTTCACCTTGTTGGAGACGTATGGCCCGGATCTGCTGCGTACCCGTTTCGGCCATCTCGACGGGTCGGACGAGCTGCGCAGAGTCGGGCACCGGCTGACGCATCAAGCCATCGCGACAATGCTCGAACTGGAGGCGCCGAACCTGCACGAGATCGACCTCGATCGGGTCATCGCGTTTGGCCACACCTGGAGTCCCACACTTGAACTCGCGCCGCCGACGCCGTTCTTTCACGGGCACGCCATCAACATCGACATGGCGCTGTCGGTGACGCTGGCCGAGCAGCGGGGGCTCTTGTCGGCCGCGGACCGCGACCGGGTCCTCAATGTCATGAGCTCTCTGGGGCTGGCGCTCGACAGCGAGCATCTCACCCCCGAACTGCTCAGCACGGCGACCGCCGCGATCCTCAAGACGCGCGACGGGCTGCTGCGCGCCGCGGTGCCCGACCCGATCGGACAGTGCACGTTCCTCAACGACGTCACCGTCGAAGAACTCACCGACACAATGACTTTGCACAAGAAGCTGTGCCTGGAGTTCGACCGCGGCGGGGACGGCGTCGACATGTGGGCGCCGACCGACGTTGCCGTCGCCCGTGTCTGA
- a CDS encoding O-methyltransferase, producing MSDLDESLTAAPRPVTPTTILAAESCDAYAELDAWGGAPLRVLQRLGRVRDLAGGLDGYLERCTTPASPALARLAQRTNATAWDVRSGGALEQEMLSGHVEGQLLNFLVRMAGARRVLEIGMFTGYSALAMAEALPDDGVVVACELDDDVAAFARECFDDSPVGDRITVEVGPAMDTLRRLDGAGEPFDFVFIDADKAGYLAYLDLLLDSALLAPGAVLAVDNTLMQGQPYTGVGVTANGQAIASFNEAVADDPRVEQVVLPLRDGLTLIRRAT from the coding sequence GTGTCTGATCTCGACGAGTCGCTGACCGCGGCCCCGCGTCCGGTCACGCCGACGACCATCCTGGCCGCCGAATCGTGCGACGCATACGCCGAGTTGGACGCGTGGGGCGGGGCGCCACTGCGGGTGCTGCAACGGTTGGGCAGAGTCCGGGATCTCGCCGGTGGTCTGGACGGCTACCTGGAGCGGTGCACGACGCCCGCGTCCCCGGCGCTGGCGCGACTGGCGCAACGCACCAACGCCACCGCCTGGGACGTCCGCTCGGGCGGGGCGTTGGAGCAGGAGATGTTGTCCGGCCATGTCGAAGGGCAACTGCTGAACTTCCTGGTCCGGATGGCCGGTGCGCGGCGGGTGCTGGAGATCGGCATGTTCACCGGGTATTCGGCGTTGGCCATGGCCGAAGCGCTGCCCGACGACGGCGTGGTCGTGGCCTGTGAACTCGATGACGACGTCGCGGCGTTTGCGCGCGAATGCTTCGACGACTCGCCGGTCGGTGATCGCATCACCGTCGAAGTCGGTCCTGCGATGGACACACTGCGTCGCTTGGATGGCGCGGGTGAGCCGTTCGACTTCGTGTTCATCGACGCGGACAAGGCGGGGTACCTGGCCTATCTGGACCTGCTGCTCGACAGCGCGCTGCTGGCGCCTGGGGCAGTGCTCGCTGTGGACAACACGCTGATGCAGGGCCAGCCGTACACCGGAGTGGGAGTGACGGCGAACGGGCAGGCGATCGCGTCGTTCAACGAGGCGGTGGCCGACGATCCGCGGGTCGAGCAGGTGGTGCTGCCGCTGCGAGACGGATTGACCTTGATCCGGCGGGCGACGTGA